In Solanum pennellii chromosome 3, SPENNV200, a single window of DNA contains:
- the LOC107014404 gene encoding 3-hydroxy-3-methylglutaryl-coenzyme A reductase 3 — MDVRRRSVKPLDASKHISSGEPLKPHNQDSSVKASDALPLPLYLTNGLFFTMFFSVMYFLLHRWREKIRNGIPLHVLNFSELVAMFSLIASVIYLLGFFGIGFVQSFVSKGNNDSWDVEDETPEQFIDTTVTSPPVRRNIPMKSVPVDEKAAQIITPFSLEDDEVVIKSVVEGRIPSYSLESKLGDCKRAAFIRKEALQRSSGKSLDGLPLDGFDYESILGQCCEMPIGYIQIPVGIAGPLLLNGNEFSVPMATTEGCLVASTNRGCKAIYVSGGATSVLFRDGMTRAPVVRFGSAKRAAELKFFVEDPMNFETLSVVFNKSSRFARLQNIQCAIAGKNLYMRFSCSTGDAMGMNMVSKGVQNVLDYLQNEYPDMDIIGISGNYCSDKKPAAVNWIEGRGKSVVCEAIIKEDVVKNVLKTEVAALVELNMLKNLTGSAMAGALGGFNAHASNIVSAVYLATGQDPAQNIESSHCITMMEAVNDGKDLHISVTMPSIEVGTVGGGTQLASQSACLNLLGVKGANREAPGSNARLLATIVAGSVLAGELSLMSAISAGQLVKSHMKYNRSCKDVTK; from the exons ATGGACGTTCGCCGGCGATCTGTAAAACCCCTTGACGCTTCCAAACACATTTCCTCCGGAGAACCTCTCAAACCCCATAATCAAGATTCCTCTGTTAAAGCTTCAGATGCTCTTCCATTACCATTGTATCTTACAAATGGTTTGTTCTTCACCATGTTTTTCTCTGTCATGTATTTTCTTCTACACAGATGGCGTGAGAAGATCCGTAATGGAATTCCACTCCACGTGCTTAACTTTTCTGAATTAGTTGCTATGTTTTCGTTGATCGCTTCAGTTATTTATCTGTTGGGGTTCTTTGGTATTGGGTTTGTTCAATCTTTCGTTTCTAAAGGAAATAATGATTCTTGGGACGTTGAAGATGAAACCCCAGAACAGTTTATTGATACAACTGTTACATCACCACCTGTTCGACGAAATATCCCAATGAAATCTGTACCTGTTGATGAAAAAGCTGCTCAGATAATCACACCATTTTCGTTAGAGGATGATGAGGTGGTTATCAAATCGGTGGTGGAAGGGAGAATACCATCATATTCATTGGAATCTAAGTTGGGTGACTGTAAAAGAGCTGCTTTTATTCGAAAAGAGGCGTTACAGAGGAGTTCAGGGAAGTCATTGGATGGGTTACCATTAGATGGATTTGATTATGAATCAATTCTTGGACAGTGTTGTGAGATGCCAATTGGGTATATTCAAATACCAGTGGGAATAGCTGGACCTTTGCTTCTTAATGGGAATGAGTTTTCTGTGCCAATGGCAACCACAGAAGGATGTTTAGTTGCTAGTACTAACAGGGGTTGTAAAGCCATTTATGTTTCCGGTGGCGCTACGAGTGTTTTGTTTAGAGATGGGATGACTAGAGCTCCTGTAGTTAGGTTCGGCAGCGCAAAGAGAGCTGCAGAGTTGAAGTTCTTCGTCGAGGATCCAATGAATTTCGAGACTCTATCTGTTGTTTTCAATAA ATCAAGCAGATTTGCCAGATTACAGAACATTCAATGTGCAATAGCTGGAAAGAATCTATACATGAGGTTTAGCTGTAGCACTGGTGACGCGATGGGAATGAACATGGTTTCCAAAGGTGTACAAAACGTTCTTGATTACCTTCAGAATGAGTACCCTGACATGGACATCATCGGCATATCTG GGAACTATTGCTCGGACAAGAAACCAGCAGCAGTTAATTGGATCGAGGGGAGAGGAAAGTCAGTAGTTTGTGAGGCAATCATCAAGGAAGACGTGGTGAAGAATGTTCTGAAAACCGAGGTTGCTGCTCTAGTTGAGCTGAACATGCTTAAAAACCTCACTGGCTCTGCCATGGCTGGTGCACTTGGTGGCTTCAACGCCCATGCCAGCAATATTGTCTCAGCTGTATATTTAGCCACTGGCCAAGACCCGGCTCAAAATATTGAAAGCTCTCACTGCATCACTATGATGGAGGCTGTAAATGATGGCAAGGACCTCCATATTTCCGTCACCATGCCTTCAATTGAG GTGGGTACAGTAGGAGGAGGAACTCAACTAGCATCACAATCAGCTTGCTTGAACTTATTAGGAGTGAAAGGTGCTAACAGAGAGGCACCAGGGTCAAATGCAAGGCTTTTGGCCACAATAGTAGCAGGTTCGGTTCTCGCGGGTGAGCTATCCCTCATGTCAGCTATCTCAGCTGGGCAACTTGTTAAGAGCCACATGAAATACAATAGATCATGCAAAGATGTCACTAAGTAA
- the LOC107015365 gene encoding thioredoxin reductase 2-like, producing the protein MADIQKTKVCIIGSGPAAHTAAIYAARAELKPILFEGWMANDIAPGGQLTTTSEVENFPGFPEGLAGGELMDRCRAQSVRFGTQIFTETVSNVDFSASPFKVMSDERTVLADTVIIATGAVAKRLDFLGSGDGANGYWNRGISACAVCDGAAPIFRNKPLAVIGGGDSAMEEATFLTKYGSKVYIIHRRDEFRASKIMRNRALSNPKIEVIWNSAVVEAYGEKSLGGLKVENVVTGEVSDLEVSGLFFAIGHEPATKFLDGQLQLDAERYVATVPGTTKTSVRGVFAAGDVQDKKYRQAITAAGSGCMAALDAEHYLQELGAQEGKSD; encoded by the exons ATGGCGGACATACAGAAGACCAAAGTCTGCATCATCGGAAGTGGACCGGCAGCTCACACCGCCGCCATTTACGCAGCACGCGCCGAGCTAAAACCGATCCTTTTTGAAGGATGGATGGCCAATGATATCGCGCCAGGTGGACAGCTCACAACCACCTCCGAGGTCGAGAATTTCCCCGGTTTCCCGGAAGGACTTGCCGGTGGTGAACTCATGGACCGCTGCCGTGCTCAATCTGTTCGATTCGGTACACAGATCTTCACTGAAACTGTAAGTAACGTTGATTTCTCTGCTAGTCCTTTCAAGGTCATGTCCGATGAAAGGACTGTACTAGCAGATACTGTTATTATCGCTACTGGTGCTGTTGCCAAGCGGCTTGACTTTTTAGGATCCGGCGACGGGGCAAATGGATATTGGAATCGCGGGATCTCGGCTTGCGCTGTGTGTGACGGCGCAGCTCCGATCTTCCGTAACAAGCCGTTGGCGGTGATCGGCGGTGGAGATTCAGCAATGGAAGAAGCTACATTTCTGACGAAATATGGTTCAAAAGTGTATATAATTCATAGAAGAGATGAATTTAGGGCTTCGAAGATTATGCGAAATAGGGCATTGAGTAACCCTAAGATAGAGGTGATTTGGAATTCTGCTGTGGTGGAGGCATATGGGGAGAAGTCTTTGGGTGGATTAAAGGTGGAAAATGTGGTTACTGGAGAGGTATCAGATTTGGAGGTTTCGGGTTTGTTCTTTGCCATTGGGCATGAACCTGCTACCAAATTTTTGGATGGACAACTGCAGTTGGATGCTGAGAGATATGTTGCAACCGTGCCAGGGACGACAAAGACTAGCGTTAGAGGTGTATTTGCTGCTGGTGATGTGCAAGATAAGAAGTACCGGCAAGCCATCACTGCTGCTGGTTCAG GATGCATGGCCGCGTTAGATGCAGAGCATTATTTGCAAGAACTTGGTGCCCAAGAAGGAAAGAGTGATTGA
- the LOC107012173 gene encoding protein PIN-LIKES 3-like has protein sequence MNIEELFFLALMPVLKTLLIAVVGLYLALDHVSILTAEGRHHLNNLVFYVFFPSLCASGLISSSTATGLFSLWFVPVSILITFLVGSALGWILVKITRTPQHLHGLVIGCCAGGNMGNLPVIIIPAICAEKNNPFGDSSTCSINGMGYVSLSMGIGAIGIWSYVYNIIRAYGKRDDGDVSAYSKLRENSHSETSRRALDSTTQTLLPSSNSKGAEVSAELIYQGSIDETKVSVPTIIEKKVKSLVEYIDLSVLFRPPTVATVIGIIIASISPIQNFMVGSGAPLRFVESSVVLLGEAAIPSMTIIMGANLLRGFKRSGVGIWLLFGIIVVRFVILPIIGVAVITVAKDLGMVGTDPLYHFVLLLQYAVPPAMAIGTITQLFEIGESECSVIMFWNYAVAAVALTLWSTYFMYILS, from the exons ATGAACATTGAGGAATTGTTTTTCTTGGCATTAATGCCTGTTCTGAAAACGTTGTTGATTGCGGTTGTTGGCTTATATCTTGCATTGGATCATGTTAGTATTTTGACTGCAGAAGGACGGCACCATCTGAACAAT CTTGTATTCTACGTCTTCTTTCCATCACTTTGTGCTAGTGGTCTCATCAGTTCAAGTACAGCGACGGGGTTATTTTCTTT GTGGTTCGTTCCAGTGAGTATTCTTATTACCTTTCTTGTTGGATCAGCCCTCGGGTGGATACTTGTCAAAATCACTAGAACGCCTCAGCATTTGCACGGCCTTGTTATTGGTTGTTGCGCGGGAG GAAACATGGGGAACTTGCCTGTCATTATAATCCCAGCCATCTGCGCCGAGAAAAACAATCCGTTTGGAGATTCATCTACGTGCTCGATAAATGGGATGGGCTACGTATCCCTCTCTATGGGG ATAGGAGCTATAGGCATTTGGTCATATGTATATAATATCATACGGGCATATGGAAAAAGGGATGACGGGGATGTCTCAGCCTACTCCAAATTAAGAGAAAATAGCCACAGTGAAACGTCAAGACGAGCCTTGGATAGTACTACACAAACATTACTACCAAGTAGCAACTCAAAAGGTGCTGAAGTTTCAGCTGAGCTTATTTACCAAGGATCCATCGACGAAACCAAG GTTTCGGTACCTACTATCATTGAGAAGAAGGTGAAGTCGTTGGTGGAATATATCGACCTGAGTGTTCTTTTCAGACCACCTACAGTTGCAACG GTTATTGGCATTATCATTGCTTCAATATCTCCCATCCAAAATTTCATGGTTGGCTCTGGTGCTCCACTTCGTTTCGTTGAGAGTTCCGTTGTTTTGCTAGG GGAGGCAGCAATTCCATCAATGACCATTATAATGGGCGCGAATCTTCTAAGAG GTTTCAAGCGATCAGGAGTGGGAATTTGGCTTCTTTTCGGGATCATTGTAGTTCGATTCGTTATCTTGCCTATCATTGGTGTTGCTGTTATTACAGTTGCAAAAGATCTAGGCATGGTGGGAACAGATCCTTTATATCACTTTGTTCTTCTGCTTCAATATGCAGTTCCACCTGCAATGGCTATAG GTACTATCACACAGTTGTTTGAAATTGGTGAAAGTGAATGTTCTGTTATCATGTTTTGGAATTATGCTGTGGCAGCAGTTGCTCTGACCCTTTGGTCGACATACTTCATGTATATCTTGTCCTGA
- the LOC107012231 gene encoding probable L-type lectin-domain containing receptor kinase S.5, producing MEFFTPKIFIFFSCLQLISQAKIITFDKQYGDPFDHTYAPLLEIKYPAQISNQALQITPDTASTAYKTLNNSGRILLKQPFKLWVDDISRTASFNTSFLVNIYRPDNKTAAEGLAFLICPNLDLPLNSQGQYLGLTNATTNGAPSNKIIAIELDTFKQEFDIDDNHIGIDINNVESVKSKSLTPYGIELAPIGERFYNIWIQYDGIKKILDVYIIEQMTKNGATPTRPKVPILTHNVDLKEIVNEDSYFGFSASTGHFKQLNCVLRWNLTVEYFQEKNNQEKVVIISVSVGVTLLIVLLILSGYFGYYYFFNEKKRDDNRSESTILGALKSLPGMPRDFEFKELKEATNNFDEKNKLGEGGFGVVYKGYLVGEKMEIAVKWFSRESIKGQDDFLAELTIINRLRHKHLVKLLGWSHKHGKLLLVYEYMPNGSLDKHLFSSGQPLSWSVRYNIVSGVASALHYLHNEYEQKVVHRDLKANNIMLDSNFNARLGDFGLARAIDNEKTSYADEGEGVLGTMGYIAPECFHTGKATQHSDVYAFGAVLLELICGQRPGTKVNGFQLYLDWVWFLHRDGRILEAVDTRLGDQYVVEEAERLLLLALACSHPIANQRPKTQTIVQVISRSVPPPQVPPFKPSFVWPSMVPIDIDSSDTISITTPQYSSENNSIEYQSNSLI from the exons ATGGAATTTTTCACACcaaaaatcttcatatttttctcttgtctTCAACTCATATCACAAGCCAAAATCATAACATTTGACAAACAATATGGTGATCCTTTTGATCACACATATGCTCCTTTACTTGAAATCAAATATCCTGCACAAATAAGCAATCAAGCACTTCAAATCACCCCTGACACAGCTTCCACTGCTTACAAAACGTTAAATAATTCAGGCAGAATCCTACTAAAACAACCTTTCAAATTATGGGTAGACGATATTTCAAGGACAGCGTCTTTCAACACGTCATTCCTAGTAAACATTTATAGACCGGATAACAAAACAGCAGCCGAAGGTCTAGCATTCTTGATAtgtccaaatttggatttgccACTAAACAGCCAGGGTCAGTACTTGGGCCTAACGAACGCTACAACAAATGGTGCACCATCCAACAAAATAATCGCGATTGAGCTAGATACATTCAAACAAGAATTCGATATTGATGATAATCATATTGGGATTGATATCAACAACGTTGAATCCGTTAAATCAAAATCTTTAACACCATATGGAATTGAACTAGCTCCAATAGGTGAAAGATTCTACAACATATGGATACAATATGATGGAATCAAGAAAATACTTGATGTGTACATTATTGAACAAATGACAAAAAATGGGGCAACACCAACAAGGCCAAAAGTACCAATACTAACACACAATGTTGATTTGAAAGAAATTGTAAATGAAGATTCATACTTTGGTTTCTCAGCTTCAACAGGACATTTCAAACAGTTGAATTGTGTGTTGAGATGGAATTTAACAGTTGAGTATTTTCAAGAGAAGAATAATCAAGAAAAGGTGGTAATAATAAGTGTAAGTGTTGGTGTGACACTATTgattgttttattaattttgtcagggtattttgggtattattatttttttaatgagaaaaaaaggGATGATAATAGGTCAGAATCTACTATATTAGGTGCATTAAAGAGTTTACCTGGAATGCCTAGGGATTTTGAGtttaaagaattgaaagaagctactaataattttgatgaaaaaaataaacttggTGAAGGTGGATTTGGAGTTGTGTATAAAGGGTATTTAGTTGGTGAAAAAATGGAAATTGCTGTGAAGTGGTTTTCTAGGGAAAGTATCAAGGGTCAAGATGATTTCTTGGCTGAGTTGACAATTATCAACCGTTTAAGGCATAAACATCTTGTCAAATTACTtg GATGGAGCCATAAGCATGGTAAGCTACTCCTTGTATATGAATACATGCCAAATGGTAGCCTGGACAAACATCTCTTCTCCTCAGGGCAGCCACTCAGCTGGAGTGTGAGGTACAACATTGTATCGGGAGTCGCGTCAGCTCTTCACTATCTTCACAACGAATACGAGCAGAAGGTAGTCCATCGCGATCTCAAGGCAAACAACATCATGCTCGACTCAAACTTCAATGCACGTTTAGGTGATTTTGGATTAGCACGAGCCATTGACAACGAAAAGACCTCCTATGCTGATGAAGGTGAAGGTGTACTTGGCACGATGGGATACATCGCGCCAGAATGCTTCCACACTGGAAAAGCAACTCAACATTCTGATGTCTATGCATTCGGAGCTGTGTTGTTGGAGCTAATATGTGGCCAAAGACCTGGAACTAAAGTGAATGGCTTTCAACTCTATCTTGATTGGGTTTGGTTCTTGCATCGCGATGGGAGAATCCTTGAAGCTGTTGACACGAGGCTCGGGGATCAATACGTGGTTGAAGAAGCAGAGAGATTGTTACTACTTGCTCTGGCTTGCTCCCATCCAATTGCCAATCAAAGACCTAAGACACAAACTATAGTTCAAGTTATATCAAGATCAGTACCACCACCACAAGTACCACCATTTAAACCATCATTTGTTTGGCCTTCTATGGTTCCAATTGACATAGATTCATCCGATACCATATCCATCACAACTCCTCAGTACAGTTCAGAGAACAACAGTATTGAATATCAAAGCAATAGCTTGATTTAG